A portion of the uncultured Draconibacterium sp. genome contains these proteins:
- a CDS encoding cytochrome c, translated as MKKLKYIALFGILIIVLASCDYNRRTTGWQYFDDMVTSPAYESYTPNPNFADGKTMQPPVAGTIPRGTVPYAYEKTDEDRALAAATLVNNLEPSKENLQRGERMYGIYCMQCHGEKGDGQGSLYVSKKYTYPPASLLSEKMMANPEADIYHVITVGFGIMGEHGSMIKPDDRWKIAMYIKNELQN; from the coding sequence ATGAAGAAATTAAAATATATAGCACTATTTGGAATATTAATCATCGTTCTGGCATCGTGCGATTACAACCGTAGAACCACCGGCTGGCAGTATTTCGATGACATGGTTACCTCGCCGGCATACGAGAGCTACACGCCCAACCCAAATTTTGCCGACGGTAAAACGATGCAACCACCTGTTGCGGGAACAATTCCGCGAGGGACAGTTCCTTACGCTTACGAGAAAACCGATGAAGACCGGGCGCTGGCTGCTGCCACATTGGTAAACAATCTGGAGCCAAGCAAAGAAAACCTGCAACGTGGTGAAAGAATGTATGGTATTTACTGTATGCAATGCCACGGTGAAAAAGGCGACGGGCAAGGATCATTGTATGTAAGCAAAAAATACACTTACCCACCGGCCAGTTTACTGAGTGAAAAAATGATGGCCAATCCTGAAGCCGATATTTACCATGTGATTACAGTTGGTTTCGGAATTATGGGAGAGCATGGTTCGATGATCAAACCTGACGACCGCTGGAAGATTGCAATGTATATTAAAAACGAGTTACAGAACTAA
- a CDS encoding ATP-binding cassette domain-containing protein, with protein sequence MELFEARNVNKVFASTQALTDVSISVKEQSIFGLLGPNGAGKTTLIRIINQITAPDSGEIFLKGEKMNRKDISQIGYLPEERGLYKKMKIGEQAIYLAQLKGMSQRDASKNLKQWFEKFDIMPWWNKKVEELSKGMQQKVQFITTVVHQPKLLIFDEPFSGFDPINANLLKKEILNLKAEGATIIFSTHNMGSVEELCDHIALINKSKKIEDGPTDEIRMKYKSNMFDIKYRGEFKNIDQALGINYKIISHDESEKANTLKVQYLNGNSNNELLQAIMPAAEILAFEELIPSMNDVFIKAVEESNKN encoded by the coding sequence ATGGAATTATTCGAAGCGCGCAATGTAAACAAGGTTTTTGCCAGCACGCAGGCTTTAACCGATGTTAGCATTTCGGTGAAAGAACAAAGCATTTTTGGTTTGCTTGGTCCTAATGGCGCAGGCAAAACCACCCTCATCCGCATTATTAATCAGATTACCGCCCCCGACAGTGGCGAGATCTTTCTGAAAGGTGAAAAAATGAACCGCAAAGACATTTCGCAAATTGGCTACCTACCCGAAGAACGCGGATTGTACAAAAAAATGAAGATTGGCGAGCAGGCCATTTACCTTGCTCAGTTAAAAGGAATGTCGCAACGCGATGCATCGAAAAACCTGAAACAATGGTTTGAGAAATTTGATATTATGCCCTGGTGGAACAAAAAGGTGGAAGAGCTATCGAAAGGTATGCAGCAAAAAGTGCAGTTTATTACCACTGTTGTTCATCAACCCAAACTGCTGATCTTTGACGAGCCTTTCAGCGGTTTCGACCCGATAAATGCCAACCTGCTGAAAAAAGAGATCCTCAACCTGAAAGCGGAAGGTGCCACTATTATTTTTTCTACCCACAACATGGGGTCGGTAGAGGAATTGTGCGACCACATTGCGCTCATCAACAAATCGAAGAAGATTGAAGACGGGCCAACCGACGAAATTCGAATGAAATATAAATCGAATATGTTCGACATTAAATACCGGGGCGAATTTAAAAATATCGACCAGGCATTAGGTATCAATTATAAAATCATCAGCCACGATGAGTCGGAAAAAGCCAACACGCTAAAAGTGCAGTACCTGAACGGAAATTCGAATAACGAATTGTTGCAGGCCATTATGCCGGCAGCCGAAATACTGGCGTTCGAGGAGCTTATACCAAGCATGAACGATGTATTTATTAAAGCTGTTGAGGAGTCGAACAAAAACTAA